From Zavarzinella sp., one genomic window encodes:
- a CDS encoding PD-(D/E)XK nuclease family protein has product MTGSANKCRYIHTSPSDHAAIQYVVEWIRFPLTIVVADHVAKNRIFQQIAENVPHFRLPTVITAWELAPEHCEQFLIFWYIGKLPAGPWPVAKFEKLLIIDSLAVRERDEHDQQILQELQSTDIEGNLAPPARFRALADAFLNPPPQSIPIPEGLHFLEAQAIHGELRMICRKIHEIHRQGEQLSEIALAVPHLSQHDDIVHQMFVEYAIPFQHHQPISTQSSVFVRFLRKVLQVAERGWRVRDIASLLQNRYIFTHQTEKKEVAQKLLKVLELLNIRRLTPAFLNLLGEVQPLDKDLQEDHVLKDLDKLRAMGVVLKIQEFARELLHSLNFSDLRCNVASFRQLIEQALELFELSETAFSNETDQLAYRTLMTRLHSLAEFPHDQEGWDLSQWLNWINQTFEKSFDCLISPTKSVQVIDLKHASGIRCKYMFLLHLNEGMVGQNDTSDRLRLNFATLITIPSEALYLCRSIANLKGQEVNPASVYEEVVDLFPSEQFSQLVERQKMLIENFGYEISYAHSEWRISIARAFQQGPDSAIRTTTGGEFYRLLQRWLHVRQARFYEKRFTNYDGIMQHPGALQQAATSFPVDRKMSPTSLEVYQECGFRFLLQDFIKLKQFQEPRSEIENTRRGMVMHRALANFHEKFPQPPETEAQLKEFQTAFEEQIQLAVDDFVKRAPTKALSKLWQLEGQRLVRTSQEYILLWQQYAAPWREAGYQSTVKFLEQEFGKAQPVTVEVDGIQVQITGRIDRIDLLEKDEERHIWVFDYKIGAGTEYTLSAVESLQKMQLPIYAIGASDTLSAESPVQVVGMSYWMVAAKGLRTIYPAKAKNVDTSLSWRSDPRSWQEVRRNVTERIAEIAIGIRTGYFPLAPKSHDCTRYCPYREVCRIGPSRRLIPLRLQQSSPTISDEELDDGAE; this is encoded by the coding sequence GTGACAGGAAGTGCCAATAAGTGTCGCTATATTCATACTTCGCCCAGTGACCACGCTGCAATCCAGTACGTGGTAGAGTGGATCAGATTTCCGCTGACCATTGTGGTGGCCGATCACGTCGCTAAAAATCGAATATTTCAACAGATTGCAGAAAATGTGCCGCATTTTCGACTACCAACCGTTATCACTGCCTGGGAACTTGCCCCAGAGCATTGTGAGCAGTTTCTCATATTTTGGTATATAGGCAAATTGCCCGCTGGTCCGTGGCCAGTTGCCAAATTTGAGAAATTATTAATTATTGACTCACTCGCGGTTAGAGAACGGGACGAGCATGATCAACAAATTCTTCAGGAATTACAATCGACTGACATTGAAGGAAATCTAGCCCCACCTGCACGTTTCCGTGCGTTGGCTGACGCTTTTTTAAATCCCCCACCACAAAGCATACCCATACCCGAAGGGCTGCATTTTTTGGAAGCACAGGCAATCCATGGCGAATTGCGTATGATCTGCCGAAAAATTCACGAAATCCACCGTCAAGGTGAGCAGTTATCTGAAATCGCTTTGGCTGTGCCACATTTAAGCCAGCACGATGATATTGTGCACCAGATGTTTGTGGAATATGCAATTCCTTTTCAACACCACCAGCCAATCTCCACGCAAAGTTCTGTATTTGTTCGATTCCTGCGAAAGGTGCTGCAAGTAGCTGAACGTGGTTGGCGCGTTCGCGATATCGCCAGTTTGTTACAAAACCGTTACATTTTTACGCACCAGACAGAAAAGAAAGAGGTGGCACAAAAACTGCTGAAAGTGCTGGAACTGTTGAATATTCGCAGACTCACACCAGCATTTCTGAACCTGCTTGGAGAAGTCCAGCCTTTAGACAAGGATTTACAGGAAGATCATGTGCTGAAGGATTTGGACAAACTTCGTGCAATGGGTGTCGTTCTGAAGATACAGGAATTTGCCAGGGAATTATTGCACAGCCTGAATTTTTCAGACCTACGTTGTAATGTGGCCTCATTTCGGCAATTGATAGAGCAGGCATTGGAGCTTTTTGAGCTATCGGAAACCGCATTTTCAAACGAAACCGATCAACTGGCTTACCGTACATTGATGACTCGGTTGCATTCGTTGGCAGAATTCCCACATGACCAAGAAGGTTGGGATCTTTCGCAATGGCTGAACTGGATTAATCAAACATTCGAAAAATCGTTTGATTGCCTGATCTCTCCCACCAAATCCGTGCAGGTAATCGATTTAAAGCACGCATCTGGAATACGCTGTAAGTACATGTTTTTACTGCACTTAAACGAAGGTATGGTGGGGCAGAACGACACTTCAGATCGCCTACGTTTGAATTTTGCGACTCTTATTACCATCCCATCGGAAGCACTTTACCTGTGCCGCAGCATTGCAAACTTGAAGGGGCAGGAAGTCAACCCTGCCAGTGTTTATGAAGAAGTGGTTGATTTATTTCCTTCGGAACAGTTTTCGCAACTAGTCGAACGCCAGAAAATGCTGATTGAGAACTTTGGATATGAAATATCCTATGCCCATTCGGAATGGCGGATCAGCATTGCCAGAGCATTCCAGCAAGGTCCTGATTCGGCGATCCGTACCACAACAGGTGGGGAGTTTTATCGTCTGCTCCAACGCTGGCTTCATGTGCGACAGGCACGCTTTTATGAGAAAAGATTCACAAACTATGATGGCATCATGCAGCACCCCGGTGCGTTGCAACAAGCAGCGACGTCTTTTCCAGTTGATCGGAAAATGAGTCCCACTTCATTAGAAGTTTATCAGGAATGTGGTTTCCGGTTTCTCTTGCAAGACTTTATTAAGTTAAAGCAATTTCAGGAACCACGTAGCGAAATTGAGAACACTCGCCGTGGGATGGTGATGCACCGTGCGTTGGCTAATTTTCATGAAAAATTCCCTCAGCCACCAGAAACAGAAGCTCAGTTGAAAGAGTTTCAAACGGCATTTGAAGAACAAATTCAGTTGGCAGTTGATGATTTTGTCAAACGGGCGCCCACGAAAGCGCTGTCCAAATTATGGCAACTGGAAGGGCAAAGACTGGTCCGCACGTCGCAGGAATATATTTTGCTGTGGCAGCAGTACGCCGCACCATGGCGGGAGGCGGGCTATCAGTCTACCGTTAAGTTTCTGGAACAAGAGTTCGGCAAGGCACAACCAGTGACTGTTGAAGTTGATGGGATCCAGGTACAAATTACTGGCAGGATCGATCGGATCGATTTATTAGAGAAAGATGAAGAACGCCACATCTGGGTGTTCGATTACAAAATTGGTGCTGGCACGGAATACACTTTGTCGGCGGTAGAATCACTGCAAAAGATGCAATTACCGATTTATGCGATTGGTGCATCTGATACATTGTCTGCGGAGTCGCCAGTACAGGTGGTTGGAATGTCATACTGGATGGTGGCGGCAAAAGGACTGAGGACGATCTATCCTGCAAAAGCGAAAAATGTCGATACTTCTTTGTCCTGGCGGTCTGACCCACGATCGTGGCAGGAAGTCCGGCGAAACGTAACGGAAAGGATTGCGGAAATTGCCATTGGGATTCGCACAGGTTATTTTCCGCTGGCACCCAAATCACATGATTGCACCCGTTACTGCCCATACCGAGAGGTTTGCCGAATCGGCCCCAGCCGACGGTTGATTCCCTTGCGACTCCAACAATCCTCCCCCACCATTAGTGATGAGGAGTTGGATGATGGAGCCGAGTAG